In Castor canadensis chromosome 11, mCasCan1.hap1v2, whole genome shotgun sequence, a single genomic region encodes these proteins:
- the Tmem94 gene encoding transmembrane protein 94 isoform X12 → MELKEKHLGEPPLALGLSTWKALSVLKEQLEAVLEGHLKERKKCLTWKEAWRSSFLHLGNRCSCFHWPGASLMLLAVLLLLGCCGGQPAGSHGVELVNASALFLLLLLNLVLIGRQDRLKRQEVERRLRGIIDQIQDALRDGKEIKWPNAMYPDLHMPFAPSWSLHWAYRDGHLVNLPVSLLVEGDIIALRPGQESFASLRGIKDDEHIVLEPGDLFPPFSPPPSPRGEVKKGPQNPQQHRLFRVLETPVIDNVRWCLDMALSRPVTALDNERFTVQSVMLHYAVPVVLAGFLITNSLRFMFSAPGVTSWQYTLLQLQVNGMLPILPLLFPVLWVLATACGEARVLAQMSKVSPSSLLAKFSEDTLSSYTEAVSSQEMLRCIWGHFLRVIQGTSPTLSHSASLLHSLGSVTVLCCVDKQGILSWPNPSPETVLFFSGKVEPPHSSHEDLTDDLSTRSFCHPEVEEEPHERDALLAGSMNNTLHLSNEQEHGDWPGDGPKPPEPYSHHKAHGRSKHLSGSNVSFSRDTEGGEEELSKAQPGMEGEPYEAEDFVCDYHLEMLSLSQDQQNPSCIQFDDSNWQLHLTSLKPLGLNVLLNLCNASVTERLCRFSDHLCNIALQESHSAVLPVHVPWGLCELARLIGFTPGAKELFKQENHLALYRLPSAETMKETSLGRPSCVTKRRPPLSHMISLFIKDTATSTEQMLSHGTADVVLEACTDFWDGADIYPLSGSDRKKVLDFYQRACLSGYCSAFAYKPMSCALSSQLNGKCIELVQVPGQSSIFTTCELPGTVPIKQNARRNSWSSDEGIGEVLEKEDCMQALSGQIFMGMVSSQYQARLDIVRLIDGLVNACIRFVYFSLEDELKSKVFAEKMGLETGWNCHISLTPNGDMPGSEIPPSSPSHAGSLHDDLNQVSRDDVEGLLLLEEEGHSDLISFQPTDSDIPSFLEDCNRAKLPRGIHQVRPHLQNIDNVPLLVPLFTDCTPETMCEMIKIMQEYGEVTCCLGSSANLRNSCLFLQSDVSIALDPLYPSRCSWETFGYATSTSMAQASDGLSPLQLSGQLNSLPCSLTFRQEETISIIRLIEQARHATNGIRKCFLFLLQCQLTLVVIQFLSCLVQLPPLLSTTDILWLSCFCYPLLSISLLGKPPHSSIMSMATGKNLQSIPKKTQHYFLLCFLLKFSLTISSCLICFGFTLQSFCDSVRARNLTNCSSVMLHSNDDRAPAWFEDFANGLLSAQKLTAALIVLHTVFISITHVHRTKPLWRKSPLTNLWWAVTVPVVLLGQVVQTAVDLQLWTHRDSHIHFGLEDVPLLTWLLGCLSLVLVVVTNEIVKLHEIRVRVRYQKRQKLQFETKLGMNSPF, encoded by the exons ATGGAACTGAAGGAGAAGCATCTG GGAGAGCCCCCCTTGGCCCTGGGCCTGTCCACCTGGAAGGCCCTCAGTGTCCTGAAGGAACAGCTGGAGGCCGTGTTGGAGGGACACCTCAAAGAACGGAAGAAATGTCTCACGTGGAAG GAGGCATGGAGAAGCAGCTTCTTGCACCTGGGTAACCGTTGCTCCTGTTTCCACTGGCCGGGGGCCTCACTCATGCTGCTGGCGGTGCTGCTACTGCTGGGCTGCTGTGGGGGCCAGCCAGCTGGAAG CCACGGGGTGGAGCTTGTGAATGCCTCTGCACTGTTCCTACTGCTGCTTCTCAACCTCGTCCTCATCGGGCGGCAGGATCGGCTGAAGCGCCAGGAAGTGGAGCGCAGGCTCAGAGGGATCATTGACCAAATCCAAG ATGCCCTCAGGGATGGCAAGGAGATCAAGTGGCCAAATGCCATGTATCCTGACCTTCACATGCCCTTTGCACCATCCTGGTCGCTGCACTGGGCCTACAGAGATGGACACCTGGTCAATCTACCAGTCAGCTTGTTGGTAGAAGGAGACATCATAGCCCTAAGGCCTGGCCAGGAATCCTTCGCTTCCCTGAGGGGGATCAAG GATGATGAGCACATTGTCCTGGAGCCAGGTGACCTGTTTCCCCCTTTCTCTCCACCACCCTCTCCCCGGGGAGAAGTGAAGAAAGGGCCACAGAACCCCCAGCAGCACCGGCTCTTCCGTGTCTTGGAGACCCCTGTGATTGACAATGTCAG GTGGTGCTTGGACATGGCTCTGTCCCGCCCAGTCACTGCTTTGGACAATGAAAGGTTCACAGTGCAGTCAGTGATGCTGCATTATGCAGTGCCCGTGGTCCTG GCCGGCTTTCTCATCACCAATTCCCTGCGTTTCATGTTCAGTGCCCCTGGGGTCACTTCTTGGCAGTACACCCTCCTTCAGCTCCAG GTTAATGGCATGCTGCCTATCCTCCCCCTGCTCTTCCCAGTCCTCTGGGTGCTGGCGACTGCCTGTGGAGAAGCCCGTGTCCTAGCCCAGATGAGCAAGGTCTCGCCCAGCTCCCTG TTGGCCAAGTTCTCAGAGGATACTCTCAGCAGCTATACAGAAGCCGTCTCCTCTCAG GAAATGCTGCGCTGCATTTGGGGCCACTTCCTGAGGGTGATCCAAGGGACATCACCAACGCTGAGCCACAGTGCCAGCCTGCTGCACAGCTTGGGCTCCGTCACG GTCCTGTGCTGTGTGGACAAGCAGGGGATCCTGTCATGGCCAAATCCCAGCCCAGAGACTGTGCTGTTCTTCAGTGGGAAAGTGGAACCCCCTCACAGCAGCCATGAGGACCTCACAGATGACCTGTCCACCCGCTCCTTCTGCCATCCTGAGGTAGAGGAGGAG CCCCATGAACGAGATGCCCTTCTTGCTGGCTCCATGAACAATACCCTGCACCTTTCCAACGAGCAGGAGCATGGCGACTGGCCTGGTGATGGCCCCAAGCCCCCTGAGCCCTACTCTCACCACAAGGCGCACGGCCGCAGCAAACACCTGTCCGGCTCCAACGTGAGCTTCAGCAGGGACACTGAGGGTGGCGAGGAAGAGCTCAGCAAG GCCCAGCCTGGGATGGAAGGGGAACCCTATGAGGCTGAGGACTTTGTGTGCGACTACCACCTGGAGATGCTGAGCCTGTCCCAGGACCAGCAGAACCCCTCCTGCATCCAGTTCGATGACTCCAATTGGCAGCTGCACCTCACCTCCCTCAAGCCTCTAGGGCTCAATGTGCTGCTGAACCTGTGCAATGCCAGTGTCACCGAGCGCCTGTGCCGCTTCTCCGACCACCTGTGCAACATTGCCCTGCAGGAGAGCCACAGCGCTGTGCTGCCCGTGCACGTGCCCTGGGGCCTCTGTGAGCTGGCCCGCCTCATCG GCTTCACTCCAGGGGCCAAGGAGCTCTTCAAGCAGGAAAATCATCTTGCACTGTACCGCCTCCCAAGTGCCGAGACCATGAAGGAGACCTCGCTGGGGCGACCCTCCTGTGTCACCAAGCGGCGCCCCCCCCTCAGCCACATGATCAGCCTCTTCATCAAGGACACTGCCACCA GCACAGAACAGATGCTGTCCCATGGCACGGCTGATGTGGTCTTGGAGGCCTGCACAGACTTCTGGGATGGGGCTGACATCTACCCTCTTTCTGGTTCTGACAG AAAGAAAGTGCTGGATTTCTATCAGCGAGCCTGCCTGTCTGGTTATTGCTCTGCCTTTGCCTACAAGCCTATGAGCTGTGCTCTGTCCTCCCAGCTCAATGGCAAGTGCATTGAGCTGGTGCAGGTGCCTGGTCAGAGCAGTATCTTCACTACATGTGAGCTGCCCGGCACCGTCCCCATCAAACAGAATGCTCGCCGAAACAGCTGGAGCTCTGACG AAGGGATCGGGGAAGTGCTGGAGAAGGAAGACTGCATGCAGGCCCTGAGCGGTCAGATCTTCATGGGCATGGTGTCCTCCCAGTACCAGGCTCGACTGGACATCGTGCGCCTCATCGATGGGCTGGTCAACGCCTGCATCCGCTTTGTCTACTTTTCTTTGGAGGATGAGCTCAAAAGCAAG GTGTTTGCAGAAAAGATGGGCCTGGAGACAGGCTGGAACTGCCACATCTCCCTTACACCCAATGGTGACATGCCTGGCTCTGAGATCCCCCCTTCCAGCCCCAGCCATGCAGGCTCCCTACATGATGATCTGAATCAGG TGTCCCGGGATGATGTGGAAGGGCTTCTCCTACTGGAGGAGGAGGGTCACTCGGACCTCATCAGCTTCCAGCCTACAGACAGTGACATCCCCAGCTTTCTGGAGGACTGCAACCGG GCCAAACTACCCCGGGGTATCCACCAGGTGCGGCCCCATCTACAGAACATTGACAATGTGCCCCTGCTGGTGCCCCTCTTCACTGACTGTACCCCTGAGA CCATGTGTGAGATGATAAAGATCATGCAGGAGTATGGGGAGGTGACCTGCTGCCTGGGTAGCTCTGCCAACCTGCGGAACAGCTGCCTGTTCCTCCAGAGTGATGTCAG CATTGCCCTGGATCCCCTGTACCCATCCCGCTGCTCCTGGGAGACCTTTGGCTACGCCACCAGCACCAGCATGGCCCAGGCCTCAGATGGCCTGTCTCCCCTGCAGCTGTCAGGGCAGCTCAACAGCCTGCCCTGCTCCCTGACCTTCCGCCAGGAGGAGACCATCAGCATCATCCGGCTCATTGAGCAG GCTCGGCATGCCACCAATGGCATCCGTAAGTGCTTCCTCTTCCTGCTGCAGTGCCAGCTGACCCTCGTGGTCATCCAG TTCCTTTCTTGCCTGGTCCAGCTGCCACCTCTCCTGAGTACCACAGACATCCTATGGCTGTCCTGCTTTTGCTACCCTTTGCTCAG CATCTCTCTGCTGGGGAAACCACCTCATAGCTCCATCATGTCTATGGCAACAGGGAAAAACCTTCAGTCCATTCCTAAGAAG ACCCAGCACTACTTCCTGCTCTGCTTCTTGCTGAAGTTCAGCCTCACCATCAGCTCGTGCCTCATCTGCTTTGGCTTCACACTGCAGAGCTTCTGTGACAGTGTCCGGGCCCGCAACCTCACCAACTGCTCTTCAGTCATGCTGCACAG CAATGATGATAGGGCTCCAGCTTGGTTTGAAGACTTTGCCAATGGGCTGCTGTCGGCTCAGAAGCTCACTGCCGCCCTGATTGTCCTGCACACTG TTTTCATCTCGATAACCCATGTGCATCGCACCAAGCCCCTATGGAGAAAGAGCCCCTTGACAAACCTCTGGTGGGCTGTGACTGTGCCTGTAGT GTTGCTGGGTCAGGTGGTCCAGACGGCTGTTGACCTGCAGCTGTGGACACACAGGGACAGCCACATCCACTTTGGCCTGGAGGATGTGCCCCTGCTGACATGGCTCCTGGGCTGCTTATCCTTGGTCCTTGTGGTGGTCACCAACGAGATCGTAAAGCTGCATGAGATTCG GGTTCGAGTCCGCTATCAGAAGCGACAGAAGCTGCAGTTTGAAACTAAGCTGGGCATGAATTCTCCCTTCTGA
- the Tmem94 gene encoding transmembrane protein 94 isoform X4, translated as MLRRNLLSGGDCTHLGMPEVPWAHGTEGEASGGVGRKTVSVLRKPQRSSARTGMGAGGFWLNHLRNLAEGEPPLALGLSTWKALSVLKEQLEAVLEGHLKERKKCLTWKEAWRSSFLHLGNRCSCFHWPGASLMLLAVLLLLGCCGGQPAGSHGVELVNASALFLLLLLNLVLIGRQDRLKRQEVERRLRGIIDQIQDALRDGKEIKWPNAMYPDLHMPFAPSWSLHWAYRDGHLVNLPVSLLVEGDIIALRPGQESFASLRGIKDDEHIVLEPGDLFPPFSPPPSPRGEVKKGPQNPQQHRLFRVLETPVIDNVRWCLDMALSRPVTALDNERFTVQSVMLHYAVPVVLAGFLITNSLRFMFSAPGVTSWQYTLLQLQVNGMLPILPLLFPVLWVLATACGEARVLAQMSKVSPSSLLAKFSEDTLSSYTEAVSSQEMLRCIWGHFLRVIQGTSPTLSHSASLLHSLGSVTVLCCVDKQGILSWPNPSPETVLFFSGKVEPPHSSHEDLTDDLSTRSFCHPEVEEEPHERDALLAGSMNNTLHLSNEQEHGDWPGDGPKPPEPYSHHKAHGRSKHLSGSNVSFSRDTEGGEEELSKAQPGMEGEPYEAEDFVCDYHLEMLSLSQDQQNPSCIQFDDSNWQLHLTSLKPLGLNVLLNLCNASVTERLCRFSDHLCNIALQESHSAVLPVHVPWGLCELARLIGFTPGAKELFKQENHLALYRLPSAETMKETSLGRPSCVTKRRPPLSHMISLFIKDTATSTEQMLSHGTADVVLEACTDFWDGADIYPLSGSDRKKVLDFYQRACLSGYCSAFAYKPMSCALSSQLNGKCIELVQVPGQSSIFTTCELPGTVPIKQNARRNSWSSDEGIGEVLEKEDCMQALSGQIFMGMVSSQYQARLDIVRLIDGLVNACIRFVYFSLEDELKSKVFAEKMGLETGWNCHISLTPNGDMPGSEIPPSSPSHAGSLHDDLNQVSRDDVEGLLLLEEEGHSDLISFQPTDSDIPSFLEDCNRAKLPRGIHQVRPHLQNIDNVPLLVPLFTDCTPETMCEMIKIMQEYGEVTCCLGSSANLRNSCLFLQSDVSIALDPLYPSRCSWETFGYATSTSMAQASDGLSPLQLSGQLNSLPCSLTFRQEETISIIRLIEQARHATNGIRKCFLFLLQCQLTLVVIQFLSCLVQLPPLLSTTDILWLSCFCYPLLSISLLGKPPHSSIMSMATGKNLQSIPKKTQHYFLLCFLLKFSLTISSCLICFGFTLQSFCDSVRARNLTNCSSVMLHSNDDRAPAWFEDFANGLLSAQKLTAALIVLHTVFISITHVHRTKPLWRKSPLTNLWWAVTVPVVLLGQVVQTAVDLQLWTHRDSHIHFGLEDVPLLTWLLGCLSLVLVVVTNEIVKLHEIRVRVRYQKRQKLQFETKLGMNSPF; from the exons ATGTTGAGGAGGAATCTTCTTTCTGGGGGTGACTGCACTCATCTGGGCATGCCTGAAGTACCCTGGGCCCATGGAACTGAAGGAGAAGCATCTG GTGGAGTAGGAAGGAAAACAGTTTCTGTGCTGAGAAAACCTCAGAGGAGCTCTGCAAGGACAGGGATGGGGGCTGGTGGCTTCTGGCTGAATCACCTGAGAAACCTGGCTGAG GGAGAGCCCCCCTTGGCCCTGGGCCTGTCCACCTGGAAGGCCCTCAGTGTCCTGAAGGAACAGCTGGAGGCCGTGTTGGAGGGACACCTCAAAGAACGGAAGAAATGTCTCACGTGGAAG GAGGCATGGAGAAGCAGCTTCTTGCACCTGGGTAACCGTTGCTCCTGTTTCCACTGGCCGGGGGCCTCACTCATGCTGCTGGCGGTGCTGCTACTGCTGGGCTGCTGTGGGGGCCAGCCAGCTGGAAG CCACGGGGTGGAGCTTGTGAATGCCTCTGCACTGTTCCTACTGCTGCTTCTCAACCTCGTCCTCATCGGGCGGCAGGATCGGCTGAAGCGCCAGGAAGTGGAGCGCAGGCTCAGAGGGATCATTGACCAAATCCAAG ATGCCCTCAGGGATGGCAAGGAGATCAAGTGGCCAAATGCCATGTATCCTGACCTTCACATGCCCTTTGCACCATCCTGGTCGCTGCACTGGGCCTACAGAGATGGACACCTGGTCAATCTACCAGTCAGCTTGTTGGTAGAAGGAGACATCATAGCCCTAAGGCCTGGCCAGGAATCCTTCGCTTCCCTGAGGGGGATCAAG GATGATGAGCACATTGTCCTGGAGCCAGGTGACCTGTTTCCCCCTTTCTCTCCACCACCCTCTCCCCGGGGAGAAGTGAAGAAAGGGCCACAGAACCCCCAGCAGCACCGGCTCTTCCGTGTCTTGGAGACCCCTGTGATTGACAATGTCAG GTGGTGCTTGGACATGGCTCTGTCCCGCCCAGTCACTGCTTTGGACAATGAAAGGTTCACAGTGCAGTCAGTGATGCTGCATTATGCAGTGCCCGTGGTCCTG GCCGGCTTTCTCATCACCAATTCCCTGCGTTTCATGTTCAGTGCCCCTGGGGTCACTTCTTGGCAGTACACCCTCCTTCAGCTCCAG GTTAATGGCATGCTGCCTATCCTCCCCCTGCTCTTCCCAGTCCTCTGGGTGCTGGCGACTGCCTGTGGAGAAGCCCGTGTCCTAGCCCAGATGAGCAAGGTCTCGCCCAGCTCCCTG TTGGCCAAGTTCTCAGAGGATACTCTCAGCAGCTATACAGAAGCCGTCTCCTCTCAG GAAATGCTGCGCTGCATTTGGGGCCACTTCCTGAGGGTGATCCAAGGGACATCACCAACGCTGAGCCACAGTGCCAGCCTGCTGCACAGCTTGGGCTCCGTCACG GTCCTGTGCTGTGTGGACAAGCAGGGGATCCTGTCATGGCCAAATCCCAGCCCAGAGACTGTGCTGTTCTTCAGTGGGAAAGTGGAACCCCCTCACAGCAGCCATGAGGACCTCACAGATGACCTGTCCACCCGCTCCTTCTGCCATCCTGAGGTAGAGGAGGAG CCCCATGAACGAGATGCCCTTCTTGCTGGCTCCATGAACAATACCCTGCACCTTTCCAACGAGCAGGAGCATGGCGACTGGCCTGGTGATGGCCCCAAGCCCCCTGAGCCCTACTCTCACCACAAGGCGCACGGCCGCAGCAAACACCTGTCCGGCTCCAACGTGAGCTTCAGCAGGGACACTGAGGGTGGCGAGGAAGAGCTCAGCAAG GCCCAGCCTGGGATGGAAGGGGAACCCTATGAGGCTGAGGACTTTGTGTGCGACTACCACCTGGAGATGCTGAGCCTGTCCCAGGACCAGCAGAACCCCTCCTGCATCCAGTTCGATGACTCCAATTGGCAGCTGCACCTCACCTCCCTCAAGCCTCTAGGGCTCAATGTGCTGCTGAACCTGTGCAATGCCAGTGTCACCGAGCGCCTGTGCCGCTTCTCCGACCACCTGTGCAACATTGCCCTGCAGGAGAGCCACAGCGCTGTGCTGCCCGTGCACGTGCCCTGGGGCCTCTGTGAGCTGGCCCGCCTCATCG GCTTCACTCCAGGGGCCAAGGAGCTCTTCAAGCAGGAAAATCATCTTGCACTGTACCGCCTCCCAAGTGCCGAGACCATGAAGGAGACCTCGCTGGGGCGACCCTCCTGTGTCACCAAGCGGCGCCCCCCCCTCAGCCACATGATCAGCCTCTTCATCAAGGACACTGCCACCA GCACAGAACAGATGCTGTCCCATGGCACGGCTGATGTGGTCTTGGAGGCCTGCACAGACTTCTGGGATGGGGCTGACATCTACCCTCTTTCTGGTTCTGACAG AAAGAAAGTGCTGGATTTCTATCAGCGAGCCTGCCTGTCTGGTTATTGCTCTGCCTTTGCCTACAAGCCTATGAGCTGTGCTCTGTCCTCCCAGCTCAATGGCAAGTGCATTGAGCTGGTGCAGGTGCCTGGTCAGAGCAGTATCTTCACTACATGTGAGCTGCCCGGCACCGTCCCCATCAAACAGAATGCTCGCCGAAACAGCTGGAGCTCTGACG AAGGGATCGGGGAAGTGCTGGAGAAGGAAGACTGCATGCAGGCCCTGAGCGGTCAGATCTTCATGGGCATGGTGTCCTCCCAGTACCAGGCTCGACTGGACATCGTGCGCCTCATCGATGGGCTGGTCAACGCCTGCATCCGCTTTGTCTACTTTTCTTTGGAGGATGAGCTCAAAAGCAAG GTGTTTGCAGAAAAGATGGGCCTGGAGACAGGCTGGAACTGCCACATCTCCCTTACACCCAATGGTGACATGCCTGGCTCTGAGATCCCCCCTTCCAGCCCCAGCCATGCAGGCTCCCTACATGATGATCTGAATCAGG TGTCCCGGGATGATGTGGAAGGGCTTCTCCTACTGGAGGAGGAGGGTCACTCGGACCTCATCAGCTTCCAGCCTACAGACAGTGACATCCCCAGCTTTCTGGAGGACTGCAACCGG GCCAAACTACCCCGGGGTATCCACCAGGTGCGGCCCCATCTACAGAACATTGACAATGTGCCCCTGCTGGTGCCCCTCTTCACTGACTGTACCCCTGAGA CCATGTGTGAGATGATAAAGATCATGCAGGAGTATGGGGAGGTGACCTGCTGCCTGGGTAGCTCTGCCAACCTGCGGAACAGCTGCCTGTTCCTCCAGAGTGATGTCAG CATTGCCCTGGATCCCCTGTACCCATCCCGCTGCTCCTGGGAGACCTTTGGCTACGCCACCAGCACCAGCATGGCCCAGGCCTCAGATGGCCTGTCTCCCCTGCAGCTGTCAGGGCAGCTCAACAGCCTGCCCTGCTCCCTGACCTTCCGCCAGGAGGAGACCATCAGCATCATCCGGCTCATTGAGCAG GCTCGGCATGCCACCAATGGCATCCGTAAGTGCTTCCTCTTCCTGCTGCAGTGCCAGCTGACCCTCGTGGTCATCCAG TTCCTTTCTTGCCTGGTCCAGCTGCCACCTCTCCTGAGTACCACAGACATCCTATGGCTGTCCTGCTTTTGCTACCCTTTGCTCAG CATCTCTCTGCTGGGGAAACCACCTCATAGCTCCATCATGTCTATGGCAACAGGGAAAAACCTTCAGTCCATTCCTAAGAAG ACCCAGCACTACTTCCTGCTCTGCTTCTTGCTGAAGTTCAGCCTCACCATCAGCTCGTGCCTCATCTGCTTTGGCTTCACACTGCAGAGCTTCTGTGACAGTGTCCGGGCCCGCAACCTCACCAACTGCTCTTCAGTCATGCTGCACAG CAATGATGATAGGGCTCCAGCTTGGTTTGAAGACTTTGCCAATGGGCTGCTGTCGGCTCAGAAGCTCACTGCCGCCCTGATTGTCCTGCACACTG TTTTCATCTCGATAACCCATGTGCATCGCACCAAGCCCCTATGGAGAAAGAGCCCCTTGACAAACCTCTGGTGGGCTGTGACTGTGCCTGTAGT GTTGCTGGGTCAGGTGGTCCAGACGGCTGTTGACCTGCAGCTGTGGACACACAGGGACAGCCACATCCACTTTGGCCTGGAGGATGTGCCCCTGCTGACATGGCTCCTGGGCTGCTTATCCTTGGTCCTTGTGGTGGTCACCAACGAGATCGTAAAGCTGCATGAGATTCG GGTTCGAGTCCGCTATCAGAAGCGACAGAAGCTGCAGTTTGAAACTAAGCTGGGCATGAATTCTCCCTTCTGA